ATCCACTTTTCTCAAGGCCGTGATGGGATTGCAGAAAATCGACACGGGCAAAGTCGAGTGGTGCGGCTGCGAGCGCAAAGACATTGCTTATCTGCCGCAACAGTCGGAAATAGACCGCAGCCAGCCGATGACGGTGTTTGAATTGGCGGCAATGGGGCTGTGGTATGAAATCGGGTTTTTTGGCAGGGTCGGCAAAGCCCAGCGCGCGCGCGTGACCCAAGCTTTGGAACGCGTGGAAATGGCGGATTTTGCCGACCGCCAGATAGGTCATCTGTCAAACGGTCAGTTTCAGCGCGTGTTATTTGCGCGGATGCTGGTACAGGATGCGAAATATTTGTTGTTGGACGAGCCGTTTAACGCGGTGGATGCCAAAACGACTTATGCTTTGTTGGAATTATTGAGGCAATGTAACAGCGAGGGCCGGACGGTGGTGGCGGTGTTGCACGATTATGAACAGGTGCGTGCTTATTTTCCCTATACCGTTTTGATTGCACGGGAAAAAATCGCTTCGGGTAAAACGGAAGACGTTTTGACCGAGCATTTTCTCAAACAAGCGGACGCGGCGGTGCAGAAGCATGATGCAGCCGATTGGTGCGAAGCGTAACGGCGGCAGCCTTCCCATTATTTTCAGACGGCCTCAAATACATGACAGATTTTTATACACTCATTATCGAACCTTTTGCCGAATTTGACTTTATGCGGTATGCGCTGGCTTCCATTGTCAGCTTGGCACTGAGTGCTGCGCCGGTTGGCGTGTTTTTGGTGATGCGCCGCATGAGCTTGGTGGGTGATGCATTAAGCCATGCCGTTTTGCCGGGTGCGGCGATCGGTTATATGTTTGCCGGTTTGAGTTTGCCTGCCATGAGTGCGGGCGGGTTTATTGCCGGCATGTTGATGGCATTGCTGGCCGGTTTGGTCAGCCGGTTGACCGGATTGAAAGAAGATGCCAATTTCGCCGCTTTTTATTTGAGCAGTTTGGCTATCGGCGTGGTGTTGGTCAGCACGGGCGGAAGCAGTGTTGATTTGCTGCATTTGCTGTTCGGTTCGGTGTTGGCGGTGGATTTACCGGCCTTACAGCTGATTGCTGCAGTTTCCAGCCTGACTTTGCTGGCCTTGGCAGTGATTTACCGACCGCTGGTGTTGGAGAGCATTGATCCGCTGTTTTTAAAAGCGGTAAAAGGCAAGGGCGGATTCTGGCATGTTCTGT
Above is a genomic segment from Neisseria weaveri containing:
- a CDS encoding metal ABC transporter ATP-binding protein, whose protein sequence is MSIRTQDLTVSYNRHPAVHHFDICFDSGSMWAVFGPNGAGKSTFLKAVMGLQKIDTGKVEWCGCERKDIAYLPQQSEIDRSQPMTVFELAAMGLWYEIGFFGRVGKAQRARVTQALERVEMADFADRQIGHLSNGQFQRVLFARMLVQDAKYLLLDEPFNAVDAKTTYALLELLRQCNSEGRTVVAVLHDYEQVRAYFPYTVLIAREKIASGKTEDVLTEHFLKQADAAVQKHDAADWCEA
- a CDS encoding metal ABC transporter permease, producing MTDFYTLIIEPFAEFDFMRYALASIVSLALSAAPVGVFLVMRRMSLVGDALSHAVLPGAAIGYMFAGLSLPAMSAGGFIAGMLMALLAGLVSRLTGLKEDANFAAFYLSSLAIGVVLVSTGGSSVDLLHLLFGSVLAVDLPALQLIAAVSSLTLLALAVIYRPLVLESIDPLFLKAVKGKGGFWHVLFLVLVVMNLVAGFQTLGTLMSVGLMMLPAITARLWTRSMGSLILTALLLALVCGTGGLLFSYHIEIPSGPAIILWCGTAYLISIFFGKEGGILPKWLRSKKHKTA